Within Solea solea chromosome 1, fSolSol10.1, whole genome shotgun sequence, the genomic segment GTAGAAACAAGGCAAGGAATCTCTGAGAATCAATAGTTCTGCACTTTCCCTTTGACGCTGCATCACGAGAACCAGCAGCACGTCGTCTCCACAGTCGGACTCTTTGAAGCCGCGACTttatcctcacctcctcctcgtCAAAGGCAACAGtctctgcctctcctcctcctgcctcctcgCGACCCTCTTCATCTTGTAATCCCACTTGGGTATCTGGAGGTGGTTGCTGTTCCTGCTCCGCCTCAGTTTCTCTGGCACAAAGACCGGCACCGGGGCTTTGCAGAGCCTCACTTTTGGCACCACCATGCCGGGCCGCACGCTGCTCCTCCTCAGCATGCTCAGCGGCAGGAGACTGGCCCTTCTGAACGCCATCGTCGACGCCACCGCAAAGTCGCTGAGCAGCTGAGGCTGCAGGCTGGCCCTGCGATCCCGAACCTTGGGGATCAGGAGGACCCGCGAGTTCTGGAAGAACATCTTGTAGTGGTTGAGTCGGTCGGGGCCCAGGTGCTTCAGCTCAGCCAGACGCTGCCTCCTCAGGATCTCCTGCACGGCGTAGCGGCGCTTCCCGATGCACGGTGGGCTGCCCGGACACACGGTCCTGCAAGCGGTGGCGATGAACGGGCTGGAGATGCAGGTGGTGACCTGGACCATGTGGTCGAAGACGCCGTCGTCCACCGGGTTCACCTTGTTGTTGATGTAGAATGTGTAAGGGCAGCAGGACAGAGAGGTGGCCACACGCCTCCAGCAGGACTTTGGTTCTTGGGCCTGGTCCACCAGCTCCTGTAAAAGAATATCATACCAGTGTAGTTTAAAAGTATATGGATTGCAGTAACTGTAACCttttatgtatattatataaaacCTGAATGTACTGACCTCTAACATGGGCCACTCCAAGGAGAAGGCGTCGCAGAACTGCTCGGCACATGGTCTCAACATCAGCCGGTTCATTAAGTTGGCTGTTTCGTAGCGACCAGTGAAGAGAGCCCACTCCCTGGGGGTCAGACTGCGGCCAAGGTCCCGCGCCTGAATATCGGCCCCTGGAAACATTCATGGGCAAAGTGGAAGAGAGGACTGTGAGGACATCTGTGAGGACATCTGATTCAAAACATCACAGGTGTTTAAGCCTCATCAAGTCATAAAATTATGATGTGGAATTTGACTCCTGAACTGTGCAGTTGTTCTCTTTATGGGCGTTTAGAGCAGTCATTGTCAAAGTACTGGGGAGAGTTGATATGGGTCGCCAAATAAACATGGAGATTTTCCTCCCCCCGACGTTTAATGAAGATTTACAGAAGGTCTACAGAAGGttatttctttcaaataaaagtaTGTATTACAGAAATGGCAGCAAAAGTAGTCAGGAAATATTGGATCTAATAAATGGATCTTGATATACAATGTTAGGGAAACACAGATTTatgtaaatgtcttgtttagttTCCACTAACGGTGGTGAtgcattgttttgtgtttacatggTTTGAGgttgtgtttgttatttgctttgagttcttttgtttgtggttttctcagtttttttccttgtgtcttgtCCTGACGCTATTTGTGGGCCATGAAGGACCAGGCCCGCCCACACATGCCCTCCCCACAGGTGAGGGGGGCAGGTACTTCAAAGGTGGGTGTGGCTACAGGCAGCGGGTGTGaccacacagaaaaacatgatCGGTCAGcaaaaattaatgaatgaaaacaaatcagtgtcacatgaaaaGGGTTTGTGTAAAGGTTAGGCCACTGGTA encodes:
- the ankrd33bb gene encoding ankyrin repeat domain-containing protein 33B gives rise to the protein MVLIVEEHGDGSQVRENGAAGGVGFDKNEIKTNNTATNTPSLSIVEVDKDGNESKVSDEDDQCATEVDYTRNYWEDEDDVYQEFEELDFEALSDNSDTRSVASDDSFYPPDNLVVSDLYRSPSPEFISFFKACCNNNSIIVKIMIRQGVTEDEVRESDRNRRSGLIVACYHGYVDVVMALSQCPYLDVNWQDNEGNTALIMAAQAGHVFISYFLLNYFPGLDIERRNCHGFSALMKAAMQGRAECVRALLLAGADIQARDLGRSLTPREWALFTGRYETANLMNRLMLRPCAEQFCDAFSLEWPMLEELVDQAQEPKSCWRRVATSLSCCPYTFYINNKVNPVDDGVFDHMVQVTTCISSPFIATACRTVCPGSPPCIGKRRYAVQEILRRQRLAELKHLGPDRLNHYKMFFQNSRVLLIPKVRDRRASLQPQLLSDFAVASTMAFRRASLLPLSMLRRSSVRPGMVVPKVRLCKAPVPVFVPEKLRRSRNSNHLQIPKWDYKMKRVARRQEEERQRLLPLTRRR